A single genomic interval of Oryza sativa Japonica Group chromosome 7, ASM3414082v1 harbors:
- the LOC4344314 gene encoding uncharacterized protein At5g39570, translating into MAAPADDYYGDDDDEYDDYNPHPYGGGYDIFATYGSPIPPSPTTCYPVSSAAPTAPPPKPSPTPPPASPPPAPTPPQTRPPSPPPQQQQPRPVSPPPVAEPYYWPKPYDYGDAPREQPAYATPEVFRGWPFFAGARCHSRCGGRDYWRQFMRGLDYLFGHADGYGERRIGVDYHGVPVYANRKGGVEEAVVIQVEPPATGTVEWHHAADDPEYNYNNGNRLSWDDNAKDETYAYVQHNYSSYDRSYDQSYSLDAVSDETTWFPNQNYQHVYKEEESQYQEILSSSCAESKISAQPIYCYNQQFSEQPLHVLVEPPETVYSQKLEYYESFSTYNHHNSNDDSDMLGHSYDIQLPDEHVPDEPFEPIKPSWAMHSGYYQSCTDGASAEFENHTLSSSEFSGIASLFATSFYPQQTQIYECHGDENVSLQQNWQCNWNVVSENDFQSGYDSNHMNGSFWPFGDHSA; encoded by the exons ATGGCGGCCCCGGCGGACGACTactacggcgacgacgacgacgagtacgACGACTACAACCCCCACCCCTACGGCGGCGGCTACGACATCTTCGCCACCTACGGCTCCCCGATTccgccctcccccaccacctgCTACCCCGTCTCCTCCGCTGCTCCTACGGCCCCGCCGCCTAAGCCGTCGCCTACTCCGCCTCCGGCTTCTCCACCGCCTGCGCCCACTCCCCCGCAAACGcggccgccttctccgccgccgcagcagcagcagcctcggCCGgtttcgccgccgcccgtggcgGAGCCGTACTACTGGCCCAAGCCCTACGACTACGGGGATGCGCCGCGCGAGCAGCCGGCGTACGCCACGCCGGAGGTCTTCCGGGGCTGGCCCTTCTTCGCGGGGGCGCGCTGCCACTCGCGGTGCGGCGGCCGCGACTACTGGAGGCAGTTCATGCGGGGGCTGGATTACCTCTTCGGCCACGCCGATGGCTACGGGGAGCGCCGTATTGGGGTGGACTACCACGGCGTCCCCGTCTACGCCAACAGGAAGGGAGGCGTCGAGGAAGCCGTCGTCATACAAGTGGAGCCGCCGGCCACCGGGACTGTAGAGTGGCaccacgccgccgacgacccggAGTACAACTACAACAACGGCAAT CGCTTATCTTGGGATGACAATGCCAAAGATGAAACATATGCATATGTGCAGCACAATTACAGTTCGTATGATCGCTCTTATGATCAGTCTTACAGTCTTGATGCCGTTTCCGATGAAACTACTTGGTTTCCTAATCAGAACTACCAGCACGTGTACAAAGAGGAGGAATCTCAGTATCAG GAAATCTTGTCCAGCTCTTGTGCAGAAAGTAAGATTTCAGCTCAGCCTATTTATTGTTACAACCAGCAGTTTAGTGAACAACCGCTACATGTTCTTGTTGAGCCCCCAGAAACAGTTTATTCTCAGAAGTTGGAGTACTATGAG AGCTTCTCAACATACAACCACCATAACAGCAACGATGATTCAGATATGTTGGGACATTCATATGACATACAGCTGCCCGATGAACATGTGCCAGATGAACCATTTGAACCAATTAAGCCTTCTTGGGCTATGCATTCGGGATACTATCAGTCCTGCACAGATGGGGCATCTGCTGAATTCGAAAAT CATACTTTAAGCTCCAGTGAATTCAGTGGTATTGCAAGCTTATTTGCAACTTCCTTCTACCCTCAACAAACACAAATTTATGAGTGTCATGGAGATGAGAATGTTTCCTTGCAGCAAAATTGGCAGTGCAACTGGAATGTGGTTTCTGAAAATGATTTCCAATCG GGTTACGATTCCAACCATATGAATGGCTCCTTCTGGCCGTTTGGAGATCATTCAGCATAA
- the LOC4344315 gene encoding probable apyrase 2, which yields MRRYSALPGGGARPDTLADRLHRYRGVLLVILAPLALVSLVLLLMPRSPASSSAAAGRRWGPLDANKYAVIFDAGSSGSRVHVFRFDANLDLLHIGDQIELFVQKKPGLSEYANNPQEAAKSLVSLLEDAKRVVPVELRGQTPVRVGATAGLRALGAEKSEEILQAVRDLLREKSSFKTQPDWVTVLDGPQEGAYEWVTINYLLGKLGKTYADTVGVVDLGGGSVQMAYAIAEKDAVKAPKPSEGEDSYVKKLFLKGTTYYLYVHSYLHYGLLAARAEILKAGNGKGYSYCTLEGHQGQYKYGNGKFEASASPSGASYSKCRDDVVKALKVDQACTHMKCSFGGIWNGGGGAGQKNLFVASFFFDRAAEAGFVNPKAPVAKVKPSDFEKAAKRACKLNLKDAEAAYPGVQKDNIPYICMDLVYQYTLLVDGFGVGSHQEMTLVKKVPYSNAFVEAAWPLGSAIEVAS from the exons ATGCGCCGCTACTCCGCgctgcccggcggcggcgcccgccccgacacgctcgccgaccgcctccACCGCTACCGCGGCGTCCTCCTCGTCATCCTCGCCCCGCTCGCCCTCGTctccctcgtcctcctcctcatgcCGCgctcccccgcctcctcctccgccgccgccggcaggagGTGGGGCCCCCTCGACGCCAACAAGTACGCCGTCATTTTCGACGCCGGGAGCTCCGGGAGCCGCGTCCACGTCTTCCGCTTCGACGCCAACCTCGATCTGCTCCACATTGGCGACCAGATCGAGCTCTTCGTCCAG AAAAAGCCGGGGCTTAGCGAGTACGCCAATAACCCGCAGGAGGCTGCCAAATCGCTCGTCTCTCTCCTTGAGGATGCCAAACGAGTGGTTCCCGTGGAATTGCGCGGCCAGACTCCTGTTAGAGTTGGG GCCACCGCCGGGCTAAGAGCGTTGGGAGCAGAAAAATCAGAGGAGATTTTGCAAGCG GTCAGGGATCTTCTTCGCGAAAAGAGTTCGTTCAAGACCCAACCGGATTGGGTTACAGTTCTTGATGGACCTCAGGAAGGCGCATATGAATGG GTTACCATCAATTATCTGCTGGGGAAATTGGGAAAGACTTACGCAGACACAGTTGGAGTGGTTGATCTTGGAGGTGGATCTGTGCAGATGGCATATGCAATTGCAGAGAAGGATGCAGTGAAGGCTCCTAAACCATCAGAGGGTGAAGATTCATATGTGAAGAAACTGTTTCTTAAAGGAACAACATATTATCTTTATGTTCACAG CTATTTGCATTATGGGTTGCTGGCTGCTAGAGCAGAGATCTTAAAAGccggcaatggcaaaggttaCAGCTACTGTACATTGGAGGGGCATCAAG GGCAATACAAATATGGCAATGGCAAATTTGAAGCGTCGGCTTCACCATCTGGTGCTAGTTATTCAAAATGCAGGGATGATGTAGTGAAAGCTCTTAAAGTTGACCAAGCATGCACTCACATGAAATGTTCTTTTGGTGGCATTtggaatggtggtggtggcgctggaCAGAAGAATTTGTTTGTGGCATCATTTTTCTTCGACAGGGCAGCTGAG GCTGGATTTGTGAATCCCAAGGCACCTGTGGCTAAGGTTAAACCTTCAGATTTTGAAAAGGCTGCCAAGCGTGCATGTAAGTTAAACTTGAAGGACGCCGAAGCTGCCTACCCTGGTGTCCAAAAGGATAACATTCCATATATCTGCATGGATCTCGTTTACCAGTACACCTTACTTGTGGATGGATTTG GTGTTGGTTCTCACCAAGAGATGACCTTGGTAAAGAAAGTCCCTTACAGCAACGCGTTTGTGGAAGCAGCATGGCCACTGGGAAGTGCCATTGAGGTTGCATCTTGA